The Croceicoccus naphthovorans genome includes a region encoding these proteins:
- a CDS encoding thermonuclease family protein has protein sequence MPIILAAAALCMSPSVHDGDTIRCGRERVRIANIDAPELPDSPKCQDRRRSYAWCDFAAGEASRVALTRLLSHGRVMITRLGTDPYGRTLATVSVNGVDAGDYLVAQGLARPWR, from the coding sequence ATGCCGATTATTCTTGCTGCCGCCGCCCTTTGCATGTCGCCTTCGGTTCACGACGGCGACACGATCCGCTGCGGCCGCGAGCGGGTCCGCATCGCCAATATCGATGCACCCGAGTTGCCCGATAGTCCCAAGTGCCAGGACCGGAGGCGGTCCTACGCCTGGTGTGACTTTGCCGCAGGCGAAGCCTCGCGGGTTGCCCTGACGCGGCTGCTGTCGCACGGACGGGTCATGATCACGCGGCTTGGCACCGACCCCTATGGGCGGACGCTCGCCACGGTCTCGGTGAACGGCGTGGACGCCGGCGACTATCTGGTCGCGCAAGGCCTCGCGAGGCCCTGGCGCTGA